In Edaphobacter aggregans, the sequence CATCAACGACGCTCGCAGACCGCGCCATTTCGTATGGAAATCGATGGCTAGCTCGACGAGTCTTCGTGCCGTCTCTTTCGGCTCCCTGCCGGCCGACAGCTCCGAATCGATCGCGGCCCACTCGGACGTAACCCACGTCTCATAAACAGCGAGAAAGACTTCGCGCTTGTCTTTGAAGTGCTTATAAAAAGTGCCGGTCGCGTATCCGGCCTCCTTCGCAATCCGATTCGAATCGGTCCCACGATAGCCGTCACGATTGAAAATCTCCGCTGCCGTCGCCACAAGCCGCGCGCGCGTTTGCGCTGGTGTACCCCGTCTGGGGCGTTCAACCTCGACTCTTTTCTTCCTGCCGTTGGTCACGAGAATATTGACACGCTCAAGTGCTGATGATAGTCATATCACTCATAGTGATACAAACGTCACTAACGCTTGCCCCACAAAAGAGGCTATTCATGCGCATACTCTTCCCTATCGCAAGAATCATGTTTTCATTCATCTTCCTTATTGCAGCTCCACGTCATTTCTCAAGCGAGGGAATAGGACACGCTGCAAGTTTGGGCGTTCCTCTCTCGAACCTGCTCGTTCCCCTGTCCGGAGTCATGGCGATTGTCGGCGGATTGAGCATCGTCTTCGGTTACAAAGCACGCTGGGGAGCTTGGATCTTAGTCGCGTTCCTCGTGCCAGTCACATGGACGATGCACGCATACTGGAAACAGACTGATCCGGCTGTGATTCACGTACAACAAGCAATGTTTGCCAAAAATCTGTCCATGCTCGGTGCAGCACTTCTGATTACGCAGTTCGGAGCCGGTCCAATCAGCATCGACGATCTGAAGAAGGATCGCGAATCTGTCGCCGAGACTTGTTGAAGGCGTGGTTTAGACCCACAAAAACCTGTCGCAGGCGGGTCATTGCAAGCCCGGTGCCCCATCTTAGCGCCCGGCCTTTCGGGCGCTAAGATGGGGCTTTGCAGGATGCTCACATCGAGACGCGTTACCGCCCCACTCCCCGCTGCATCTGCCGAATCAGCCCTTCCAGCCCCGTCTGCATATAAGCACTCATCTCCCCGAACAAGAACCCCGCTCCAACTCCCGGCCGCACGGCCCGCACCGTAGCCTGCACACGCATCGTCAGACCCCCCGCCCGAAACACCATCTCCACCGGAGTCCCCGCCTCCAGCATCAGCCGAGCCCGCGTCTCAATAAAGCACCCCGACAAGCTGATATCCACCGTGTTGCCACGAAACAGCAGCCTGCCATCACTCACCATCACCTCGGCGTCGCCATGGACGGCGTAGCGCTCATGCCGCCGCCTCTCGCGAACCTCACCGCCATCCTGCGCCACCATCAGACCCATAGCGTCCTCAGAGGCAAGCCAAAGAAACCCGCCAAATCCTTCATCGGCAGCCCGCCGAAAACCTTCACCAAAGCGAAAGGGGCTGAGCCAAAAGGCCCAACCCCTCGAAAATCGTCCTTCGAAAAGACCGCAGCACCTCAGACGGTCATCACTTCTTTCTCTTTAGCCTTGAACAGCTCCTCGACCCGCTTGATCTCCGCATCCGTCAGCTGCTGAACCTCTTCGTTCGCCCGCTTCTCATCATCAGCCGAAATCAGCTTATCCTTCGCCGCCTTCTTGATCTGCTCATTCCCATCCCGGCGGATATTCCGGATCGCCGTCTTGTGGTCTTCCATCGTCTTGTTCAGCTGCTTGACCACCTCCTTGCGCCGCTCCTCCGTCATCGGAGGCACAGGCACCCGGATTACCTTCCCATCCGTCATCGGATTCAGCCCGGTCCCCGAAGTCCGAATCGCCTTCTCAATCGCCGACACCATTCCGGCGTCATAAGGTGACACCAGGATCAACGTAGGTTCCGGCGTACTCACCTGTCCCATCTGCGCCACAGGCGTGTCCGTCCCGTAATAATCCACCTTTACATGGTCGAGCATATGCACATTCGCGCGCCCTGTCCGCGCACTCAGCAGATGCGCTCTGAAGTCCTCCACCGACTTCTCCATACGCGCCTTCAACTCCCGGTGGGCGCCCTTCAACGCTTCCATATTTGCCATCGCTGATGCCATAAACTATGTCCTCACTGCGCCGATGCGCCAAGGCAAATTCTAATTCACTGACGAAAACCGTGCCCGTAATCGAACACACAGCCAACCGTTAAACCGCGCTCCTTAAAGCGTCCCTCATCCTTACCCTGGCCCTGAGCCAGCTGAAGGGCGGAGCGAAGAATCCCCGCATTTTGCTCGAAGCGCCTCGCTCCATCCATCAACAAACCGCTCTAACGCACCACAGGCAGCGTCTTCGAGATCGCCGTAGCATCAGGACTGCACGCAGGATGACCCCATCCACTCGCACTCACGCCAATCATCACTCCCGGCGCCGTCATAATGTCATACACAATATTGTCCGGACGGCTCGAATCCGGCCCAACTCCCCCCGGCACATAATCCAGCTTCAGCGTATTCCTCGTCCGCCACGCAATATTGTGGTCCGCGCAAGACGAGTCCCCGCTCACGCCCAGTCCGCCGATAAGCGTTCCCTGCGCGTTATACAGAGCCAGCCCGCCGCCAAACACATTCACGCCGCCAATCCTGTTCCCAACCATCGGGTCATCCGACTGGCCATAATCTGAAGGATCGCCGCCATACGCCACCTTCGTATCCACCGGATTGCTCGCCTGCAGCCCGAACAAACTTCCTCCCGGCTGCGTCGCGCTGTAAAGGTCCGCCGTCGACAACGCCAGCTTCGGCAAGCTGAACGCATTCGCCGTATTCGCCTTCTGCGCCGAAATCACCCTGCTCCCCGGCCATTGCGACCCGCGATCCGCGCCTGTAAACGCCACCGCGCACACAATCCCATCGCGATTCACAACCGTCCCCCACATATCCAGATTGAACCCGCCGTTGCTCTGCATCCGCGCCGAAATCAGCGCCGCCCGCAACGCCGCATAAGAAGGCAGCCCTTTGCACGCCGACCCTGAATTGTTGTTATTGCCATCGGCAGCCTGTACAACCGCACCACTGCGAGCCAGCAAACACACCGCCACCAACACGGTCATCTTGATGAATCCGTTTTTGCTCATAGTGCTTCCTCTCATAAAAATCAGATTGGAGCCCAGAATGTCAGGGTGACCCGGAACGCCAGATAAAGGCCCGGAAACGTGCGAAATTCTACCACCCGCAAGGCAACACTCGTCGGCTGCACCCCGCACACCGGTCGACCACACCACCCGCATCTAAAGCATCAAACCTGAAATACCGGGCCAAAAAGGAGAGATGTCGCATGTACGCAGTCATGGGAATCACCGGGCAAGTAGGATCAGCCGTCGCCGACAACCTCCTCGCCCACGGCAAGCAGGTTCGCGCCATCGTCCGCAACCCCGAAAAAGCCGCCACTTGGAAATCCCGCGGTGTCGAGCTAGCCATAGCCGACTACGACAACCCCACCGCGCTCGAAGCCGCCTTCCGCAACGTCGAAGCCGCCTTCGTCATGATCCCGCCCTACTTCGCCCCCTCACCCGACCTCCGCGAACCCCTCGCCACCATCGCCGCCATCCGCACCGCGCTCGACCGCGCCCGCCCCGCCAAGGCCGTCTATCTCTCCTCCATCGGAGCCCAGCAAACCAGCGGCATCGGCCTCATTACCGTCCTGCACATCCTCGAAGAGCAGTTCGGCTCACTGCTCATCCCCGGAGCCTTCCTCCGCGCCGGCTGGTTCATGGAAAACTGCCTCTGGGACGTAGCCCCCGCACGCGAGCAGGGGAAACTCTTCTCCTACCTCCAGCCCCTCGACCATAAATTCCCCCTCGTCGCCACCGCAGACATCGGCCGGGTAGGCGCGGAAGCCCTCCTCCAAACCTGGCAAGGCAATCGCTACATCGAAGTCGCTGGCCCCGCCCGCTACTCACCCCGGGACATCGCCGCCGCCTTCACCGCCGCCCTCAACCGCAATGTCGAAGCAGTAGCCGTCCCCCGGGACACATGGGAAAGCAACTTCATCTCCCAGGGCACGCCCGAAGACCGCACACCACGACGCATCGAGATGATCGACGCCTTCAACTCCGGCTGGATCGACTTTCCCGCCCCCGGAACCGAACACATCCAAGGCACCACCACTCTGAAAACAGTCATCGACCAGCTAGTAGCAAACAACTAACCAGCCTTCAGGCAGAAGGCTGGGTGGCTCTAGAGAGTGCAACCGACGCCTCACTCGTCAACACGCGGAACGTGAATGTCTCCTGCAGATACAGCCGAACCATACTATCCGTGTGGCTCAGATAGCCAATCGACACATCCTGCCCAATATTGAGCTCGAAATCGCCACCGCGCGTAGTCAGCACAAACGCCCCATCGATAGCAGGAGCCCAAATAATATCGCCGTCGACGATGCGTTTAACGTGCTCCAGTATGGGATACCCGTGATCGCGAGTCTCTGCCAGCTCCGTATATTCATTCGCACCCAGCAGAACCGAATAAGGCCCATTCACACCCACTAGCCGCAACTGGCTCAACGCCCGTGCCACAGCATCCGGATAGTCGCGCACATCCGTTGGCAGCGGCATGATCGGATTGCTCGTACCTTCCCGAATGCCCTGAATATTCGCCGCGCCGTAACCATCAAAGATGGCCCTGTCCTCAGCGAAGGCAATCTTCTTGGCAGCATCCTTCGCAGGCTGCCAGTCGGAGTCATCCGAGCCGCGCTCCACATCATCAATCGCCTGACGAGTGAGTTCAAAAGGAACCCGCAGTTCTACCAGAGGCTTCACCTCACGCTGGTTGGCAACGATGTCCGCAGCTGGCGGCGAGATCGTCAATAAATGTCCCGTGGCAACTCCCGGCAGATCAATTCCACTCGGGGACGGCACATCGACCACGCGTCGGCCCGCGAGATAGCGCTTCAGCGTCCGCGTCGTCTCCTCTTCGATCTGCGCCCAAGCGGCGTCCGAAATCGGTGCCAAATCCCGATGAAGATTATTCATGTTTAACTCCTTTGAGCGATCCTATTCCAAGTGATGTGTCCCGCATGGATGATGCAGGTGAAGCGTCGGATGATGCGGGCGACTCGTCGGAAGGAGCAGCCAGAGCATCGATTGCCGCAGGCTCTGCATCCCCAACGTCTTCAAGAAACGTCGCAGACGGCGCGAAGAACAGGCTTCCTGTCACTGGGCGGCTAAAGTCCAGCAATCGGTCATAGTTGCCCTTCGGACGACCGACAAACATGTTCTCAAGCATCAACTCCGTGGGACGTGGAGAGCGGCTGTACCCGATGAAGTACGTACCAAACTCGCCGTGACCCGGCCGTCCGAAGGGCATGTTGTCCCTCAGAATCTTGACCTCTTTCCCGTTCTCGACGATGACGGTCAGTGCACTATGCGCGTTCGTAGGCTTGACGGAGTCATCCAGCTCAACGTCCGACAGCTTCTTCCGGCCGATAATCTTCTCCTGTGCTTCAACGGAAAGAGCGTTCCAGCTCTTCATATCGTGAAGATACTTCTGGACAAGCACGTAGCTGCCGCCCGCAAACGAAGAATCTTCCTCTCCCACCAACGCCGCTTCTAAAGCGAGCGCCCCTCTCGGATTTTCCGTGCCGTCGACGAAACCAATCAGATCGCGGTCCTCAAAAAACCGGAACCCCTGCACCTCGTCCACAGTAGAGACGGCGTCACCAATGCGTTCCATGATCTGCGTCACCAGCTCGAAGCAGAGATCCATTCGCCTCGCGCGCACATGAAACAGCACGTCGCCGGGAGTGGCGACCGCATGCCTTCCACCCGACCGAATCTCACGAAAGGGATGAAGCTCGGCTGGCCGCGGATTACCGAACAGCCTGTCCCAGGCCTCCGATCCGAATGCCGCAACGCAAGTCAGCCCCGCTTCAAGGTCGCGGAACTCCACAGCACGAATAAGCCCCGCAAGGTCGCCGCATAGCGAGCGAACGGTTGCGTAGCTCTCACGGTCTGGCTTAATACACACGACTATGAAGATCGCCGCGCGGGTAAGTGGCGCGAGGATTGGCTGTGGAAGAGGAACCTCCTCGGGCCCATCAGGTGCAATCATGCAATTTGCCTCAATTCGTTCCGACCTTCATTCATCCGGACTGCTCAAGCTCTGTCGACCGTCTTTTGCGCTCGTCAAGATTACAAAAGATAAGTGCTAGTTGTGCCGATAGCCATAGACCAACTTCCCAGTTGCATACAAAACCAGTGACCATACCGAGCCGACTCTGGAAAAGGTCATGCCTGAATAGAAATGCACCTGTCACCATCAGCCAGCCAACAGTTGCCAATTTATTCCAGGCGTCTCGTGTTCACATATCTTTACGACTTTACCAAACCCAAATGATAGCTGTGTCATTGCAGCGGAACTGAAGACTTCACGAACAGAGAAGGTAAGTGAGGTGGGCGCAATCGCCATCAAAAGCATTGCGCTCCGCACCAGCGGCTCGCCCTCTACATGTCTTTTAGGTTCGCAACTTACAAAGAGATTCAGCAGCTGGACGAGAGCGCTCGGGCTGACTCGTGAAACCCATCCGTTCAGTCGCAACCCAATCAAGATAATCGATCACTATCTCCAGATTCGATCCATTTCGAATCAGAGCCTTCAGCTTGGGGATGTACGAGTCGTATTCGTCCGTCGCATTCGGTTCCCCGCAGACTCCTATTGGATCCCACTCTTCCATGAGCACAGCGCGCACCCGAAGCCACAAATCGTCCCGTAGTTCGTCGCCCTCGACATAGTGAGACAGAGGCATCCTACGCCAACCCCGTCGACTCCGCCTGCTCCTGAGCATGATAGCTACTTCGCACCAGCGGCCCACTCTCCACATGCTTGAACCCCATCCCCAGAGCCTCATGCTTCAAAAACGCAAACTCATCCGGTGTGTAATACCGAGCCATCGGCAGATGATCCCGTGACGGGCGCAGATACTGCCCAATCGTCAAAATATCCACCCGCCGATCCGCCAGATCGCGAAACACCGAAAGCAGCTCGTGCATCTCCTCGCCCATCCCCACAATGATGCCCGTCTTCGTTACAATCTGATCGCCATCCCGGTCCGAGAACATCTCCGCAGCAATCTCTTTCGCGTGTTCTAAAAATCGCAGAGACCGCTCATACCGCCCACCCGACTTCGCCACGCGATAAAGCCGAGGCACCGTCTCGATATTGTGATTCAGAATCTCCGGCCGCGCCGCCACCACCATCCTCAGCGACTCCTCGTTCCCCTGAAAGTCCGGCGTCAAAATCTCCACCCTGCACCCCGGAGCCTGCAGCCGAATCTCCTCGATCACGTTCACAAACGCCCGCGCAGCGCCCACATTATCGTCATCCCGATTCACGCTGGTAATCACAGCATGAGCCAACCCAAGCTGCGCCACCGCATAAGCCACCCGTCGAGGCTCATCAAAATCAATCGGCTCCGGCTTGCCCTTCGGCACCGCACAAAACCCACACCGCCGCGTGCAAAGATTCCCCAGCATCATGAACGTAGCCGACTTCTGGTTCCAGCACTCCCCAATATTCGGACACTGCGCGCTCTCGCAAACCGTATGCAGATTCAGCTCACGAGCCATCTTCTTCAAATTGTGGAAGGTCTCGCCCATCGGAGCCTTCGCCTTCAGCCACGCCGGTTTAGGCGCAGGCTTACGCGGCGACAGGTCAATCTGCACAAGCTCAGCCGTAGGAGTCATCCCTTCGATTGTACCGTCCCCGCTCCAACCGCCGCTGTTCTTACCTTTGTGCTCATAATCCCCGAAGGAGATCAGCCGTTGCCTTTACCGTAGCCGTTTCTTTTGATCCCCTCCCGCCTGTACGATGGACCTCCAGAGAAATCGAGCCGGAAACTGAGAGGGGCCGAGCAAGTGAAGCGAACGCGGAGCACTCCCACCCTATCCTGCATCACGGCCCTGGCTGCGCTCACCTTCTTCCCCATCCAAACCAAACCCCAAACCCCCAAAAACACCGACTGGCCCATCAACACCGGCCGCCCCACCGGCGACCACTACTCTCCCCTCACCCAGATCAACCGCGCCAACGTCAACCGTCTCAAAGTAGCCTGGCAGTTCGACACCGGCGAGCGCGGCACCATCCAAACCGCCCCCATCATCGTCGACTCCGTCCTCTACGCCGCCACTCCCTCACAAAAAATCTTCGCCCTCGACGCCGCCACCGGCCGCGAGCTCTGGCGCTTCGACTCCGGCATCAAAGGAACCCAACCCCTCCGCGGCGTCTCCTACTGGAGCGACTCCGGCAAAGGCCGCATCCTCGCCGGCATTATGGACCACCTCTACCAGCTCGACGCCGCCACCGGCAAACCCATCCCCACCTTCGGCGACCACGGCAACATCGACCTCCGCAACGACCTCGACGCCGACGACCCCACCCAGCTCTCCGTTGCCCTCACCAGCCCCGGCGTCATCTACGACGACCTCATCATCATCGGCTTCCGCGCACCCGAAACCCACCCCGCCCCCCACGGCGACATCCGCGCCTACGACCTCCATACCGGCAAACTCCGCTGGTCCTTCCACACCATCCCCCACCCCAGCGAGCAAGGCTACGAAACCTGGCCCCGCGGCGCCTGGCAAACCGCCGGAGCCGCCAACAACTGGGCTGGCATGTCCCTCGACACCACCCACGGCATCCTCTACGTCCCCACCGGCTCTGCAGTCGACGACTTCTACGGCGGCGACCGCCTCGGCAACGACCTCTACGCCAACACCCTCCTCGCCCTCGACGCCCACACCGGCAAGCCCATCTGGCACTTCCAGGGCGTCCATCACGACATCTGGGACCGCGACTTTCCCTCCGCCCCCGTCCTCCTCACCGTCAAACGCGACGGCCACTCCGTCGACGCCGTCGCCCAAACCTCCAAACAAGGCTTCGTCTTCCTCTTCGACCGCATCACCGGCCAACCCCTCTTTCCCATCGAAGAGAAGCCCTACCCCCACAGCGACGTTCCCGGCGAAGCCAGCTCACCCACCCAACCCCTGCCGCTCAAACCCGCACCCTACGCCCGCCAGCTCCTCACCGCGGACATGCTCACCAACCGCACCCCCGAAGCCCACGCCTGGGCCGCCAAGGAGTTCGCCACCTTCCGCAGCGAAGGCCAGTTCATCCCCTTCAACGCCCACGGCCAAACCGTCGTCCTCCCCGGCTTCGACGGTGGTGCCGAGTGGGGCGGTCCCGCAGTCGATCCCGCTACCAGCGTCATCTACGTCAACGCCAACGACATCGCATGGACCGGCGGCCTCGAAGAAAACAAGCCCACCTCCAGCCTCGGAGCCTCCGTCTACCAAAGCCAGTGCGCCGTCTGCCACGGCACCACCCGCGCAGGCTCCCCACCCACCTTCCCCTCGCTCATCGACATCAACAAGCGCCTCTCCGACGCCGAAATCACCGCCATCATCCACGACGGCAAGGGCCGCATGCCCCCATCCCCCACCGTCAAAGACGACCGCCTCAAGGCCGTCCTCGAATACCTCCACACCAGCACATCCGACCTACAGCAGCAAGCCGCGCAACAGCGCACCACCAACTCATCACCCAGCAAAGAACTCCAAGCCGCACAACCCAACGAACTCCCCTACCGCTTCACCGGATACCGCCGTTTCGTCGACCCCGACGGCTACCCCGCCATCGCTCCACCCTGGGGAACCCTCAACGCCATCGACCTCAACACCGGCGAATACCTCTGGAAGATCCCCTTCGGCGAATACCCCGAGCTAGCCGCCGCAGGCATGCCCAACACCGGCACCGAAAACTACGGAGGCCCCATCATCACAGCCGGCGGAGTCCTCTTCATCGGAGCCACCATCTTCGACCGCAAGATGCACGCCTACGACGCCCGAACCGGCAAGCTCCTATGGCAATACGAGATGCCCTACGCCGGCCTCGCGACTCCAGCCACGTACAGCGTCAACAACCGCCAATACGTAGTCATAGCCTCCGCCGGAGGCAAAGACCCCAAACACCCCCAGGGAGGCCTCTACATAGCCTTCGCCCTCCCAACAAAGCCCTGAACCCTATTCGGCCGTTGCCGCTCTCTTTGCAGTTGCCGTTGTTGCTGCCGTTGCAGTTGCCGTTGCAGTTGTTTTTCTTGCTTGTCATCCCCGAAGGGGACCTGCTGTTGCTGTTGCCGTTGCTTTTGTATTTGCAGTTGCAGTTGCTTTTCTTGCTTTGTCATCCCCGAAGGGGACCTGCTGTTGCCGTTGCTGTTGTTGCTGTTGTTCTTCTGGTTGTCATCCCGCAGGGATCTGCTTCTGCCTTTTGCTCTTGCCACTACCAAACCTCAAAATCCCCCACCAAGTTAACCGACTCGATTCCCACAACCGCATGAGGAAAAGTTCCTCCCAACCCCCCGTACACTCGGCTGAGCCAGGCCAGTCACTGGCCATATCCAGGCCGTGGGGATTTGATGAAGTCTTTGATCTTTGCTCTCTTTGTCGTATTTGCATTTGGCGTTTTAAGCGCGCAGCAGCCCGTCTGGCAGCCGTCGCCAGGACACACGCAAATCCCCATATGGCCGGGGCCAGCGCCTGATGCGCGGCGTGCCGCAGGGCCGGAGGTCGCTAAGACGACGGGGAAGGACTCGCTCGTCGCCGACAGGCCGTGGGTCTCTGTGGAGAACGTCTCGCACCCTACGATGACGGTCTATTCGCCAAAGGGGAAAAATACGGGCGCTGCAGTAGTCGTGTTCCCTGGCGGAGGCTATGAGATTCTTGCCATCGACCTCGAAGGCACGGAGGTTTGTGATTGGCTGACGTCCAGGGGGATCACGTGCGTGCTCTTGAAATACCGCGTGCCAGCGCCAAGATCGTCTCCGAATTGGGGAGCTTTTCCGCAATCACCGATGGCCTTGGAAGATGCGCAGAGGACAGTGGGGCTGGTGCGCTTTCACGCTGCCGAGTGGCACATCAATCCGCACAGAATTGGAGTGCTCGGGTTTTCGGCGGGCGGCCATCTGGTGGCCGCGATGAGCACGCACTTCAAGAAGCGTTTGTATCTGCCGGTCGATGCCGCTGACAAAGAAAGCTGCCGACCGGACTTTGCGGTAGCGATTTACCCGGGACACCTGATGCTTGGCGGCGGAAAGTTTGAACTGAATCCCAACGTTCCCGTCACCAGCCAGACGCCGCCGACGTTCTTACTGCAGGACGAGGATGACCACGTGGACAACGTAAACGACTCGCTGGTCTACTACATCGCCTTGAAGAAGGCCGGAGTACCCGTCGAGATGCATTTGTACCCGCAGGGAGGCCATGCATTTGGACTGCGACGCACAAAGTTCCCGGTAACAGCATGGCCTCAATTAGTGGAGACGTGGCTGGGAACGCTCGGAATGACTTCAGAGTAGGCGCTGGGACTGCAGGTTCCCCATTCATCGTGATGAGTGGAAATGTAAGACTTTCCCCCGCGTTGTTTGCCTTTGCAGTGGTTGTTGCCGTTGCTTTTGCCGTTCTTGTTTGTCATCCCCGAAGGGGACCTGCTTTTGCTTTTGCTTTTGCCGTTGCTGTTGTCGTTGCTTCTGCCGTTGCCGTCGCCGTCGCATCGAGGTACCCCAAGGTTTCAGCCTTGGGTCTCTCGAACGCACCAGAAAAGGGGGACTTTAGCCCCTACGGTATCCCCACCACCCCGCAGACGCACATCAACAAACCAGCATTCCCACACTTTTTTCCACTAGTTACCCACCAAAAACCACCCACAACTCACCGCAACCGCTCCCGAACCTCAGTCCGCACCAGGTACAAAAAAAACACCAGCGAAAACAACCCTTGCACCAGAAAAAACCCAGCATGCAGGCGGGAAAAAATAAATAAATAACCAACACTCAACAACATACAAGCAGCCGCCACCAGAGCCCATCCCCACTTCTTCAGCCGCAGAAGCCCAAAGATCCCCACCGCCAGCAGCGTACAAACCGCAAGCACGCCATACTTTGGCCCACCTTCGCCAAACCTGCCCTGCAACGCTGCAAACGCGTTGACTATCGTCATAAAAATCAAGTACATACAGATGCCGGCAATCCCCGGCAACATCTGTCCCGCCGCTACCTTCTTCTCATCGCTCATAAAGTATGCAGATACGCCAAAAGATCATCTAAATCCTGCTGATCCAGCATGTTACCCTGCGCCGGCATCATGTTCCGCCCATGCAGAATAGTCGCCGAGACCCGCTCATCCGTCGCCGCGGCACCACTAGGCAGATACTGCCGCTTGAAAACCCCAACCATCGAAGGCCCATTCAAAGGAGCATCTTTCCGGTCATTATGGCAAATCACGCAATGCGCCTGATACACCCCATGTCCCCGCATCTGCTGCGCATTCAATAAGTTAAGAGGGGTAGGCGGAGGCGTCGACTTACACCCCGCCAGCACACACGCCAGCACCAACAGAAAAAAACCTCGGATCACCCTTTTATTCTCTCATCTACCGCCGCATCCCCTGCACCAGCAACATCACCCCGATGCCCGCCAGCCCACAGTACACATACTTCAGAAACGTTTCTCCCTGCATGCGATGATTCATTACTCTGCCGAGCCAGATTCCCACCGGCAACACTGGCAGGCAGAGCAGATAATAATGCGTCACAACAGGAACCCACAGCCCTGTCAGCCAATACCCGAACATGCCAATCATGCTCGCCGGCAGAAAGTAACCCTGCAATGTGGCACGAAAATGCTGTGCAGACCAGCGACGCATCGCTCCGTAAATCACGAGTGGCGGTCCATTCATTCCGTACGCCCCACCAAGTACACCCGCGAGAAATCCGGACCAAACAACCCATCGTTTGCTATCGCTCTTTAACTCTGGCGGCTTTTTCCCGACCAGGGAAAAAACTGAAAAAGCCATGATCAAAACCGCCAAAGTGACCATTACGGCGCGCTGATGCCGACTCGCCAGCAGCATCAGTCCCACCGGTGTACCAATCATTGTGGAGGCCACCAGCCACCCCACGCTCCGTACGTGGATCTTCCTCCAGTCTTGCGCAACCACCACTGCGGCAATCGTGATGGACACAAGCACTGCTAGCGGCGCGGCGGTTTTAACTGGCAAAAAAAGGGCGAGAAGCGGCACAGCAATAAGCGCCTCTCCAAATCCAAATGCCGATCGAATCAGCGTGGCCACGAACACGACTGCCACAACCCACACCGCAGTTGCATCCATCAGCGCATCCACTGTCTGTCAAGGAAGGTTACAGACAATTGACTGATGCCCATCCTTCAATTGTAGTAGCTGGTCACGCCCGCAATGTCACACCTGCCTCTTCTAGTTCGCCGCCGCAATCGCTGCCACAATCTTGTCCATCACGTCACGGTCCGCATTCGACCGAGGCATATGGTTCCCCACCATGATCGAAAAAATAACCGTGCGCCCGCTAGCGCCCTCTAAAAAACCACTCAAAGCCCGCGCTTCTCCAAGGGTCCCGGTCTTCGCAAACACATGATTTTTCAATGGATCCTTCCCAAACCGCTCCGCCAGCGACCCATCCTGACCACCCACGGGCAGCGACTTTTTCCAATCCGCAAACCAAGGCTGCGTACTCGCATATTGCAGCAATTTCACCGTAGCCCGCGGAGTCACCAGGTCATGCCCACTCAACCCCGACCCATCAAAAAAAACAAAATCATCCGGATCAATCCCCACCTTCGTCGTTAAAAAACTCCTTACCACCCGAGCCCCTTGAGCCACTGAACCATCTTCTCCGGCAAAATACCCAAGCTGCCGCAGCATCAACTCTGCATGAAGATTCTGGCTAACCTTATTCGTCACCACAATATCCTCACCAAGCGCTGATGACGGATGCTCTGCCAGTTTCTTCATTTCAGGTTTCAT encodes:
- a CDS encoding NmrA family NAD(P)-binding protein; translated protein: MYAVMGITGQVGSAVADNLLAHGKQVRAIVRNPEKAATWKSRGVELAIADYDNPTALEAAFRNVEAAFVMIPPYFAPSPDLREPLATIAAIRTALDRARPAKAVYLSSIGAQQTSGIGLITVLHILEEQFGSLLIPGAFLRAGWFMENCLWDVAPAREQGKLFSYLQPLDHKFPLVATADIGRVGAEALLQTWQGNRYIEVAGPARYSPRDIAAAFTAALNRNVEAVAVPRDTWESNFISQGTPEDRTPRRIEMIDAFNSGWIDFPAPGTEHIQGTTTLKTVIDQLVANN
- a CDS encoding family 1 encapsulin nanocompartment shell protein, whose product is MNNLHRDLAPISDAAWAQIEEETTRTLKRYLAGRRVVDVPSPSGIDLPGVATGHLLTISPPAADIVANQREVKPLVELRVPFELTRQAIDDVERGSDDSDWQPAKDAAKKIAFAEDRAIFDGYGAANIQGIREGTSNPIMPLPTDVRDYPDAVARALSQLRLVGVNGPYSVLLGANEYTELAETRDHGYPILEHVKRIVDGDIIWAPAIDGAFVLTTRGGDFELNIGQDVSIGYLSHTDSMVRLYLQETFTFRVLTSEASVALSRATQPSA
- a CDS encoding DoxX family protein; translated protein: MFSFIFLIAAPRHFSSEGIGHAASLGVPLSNLLVPLSGVMAIVGGLSIVFGYKARWGAWILVAFLVPVTWTMHAYWKQTDPAVIHVQQAMFAKNLSMLGAALLITQFGAGPISIDDLKKDRESVAETC
- a CDS encoding Dyp-type peroxidase, which produces MIAPDGPEEVPLPQPILAPLTRAAIFIVVCIKPDRESYATVRSLCGDLAGLIRAVEFRDLEAGLTCVAAFGSEAWDRLFGNPRPAELHPFREIRSGGRHAVATPGDVLFHVRARRMDLCFELVTQIMERIGDAVSTVDEVQGFRFFEDRDLIGFVDGTENPRGALALEAALVGEEDSSFAGGSYVLVQKYLHDMKSWNALSVEAQEKIIGRKKLSDVELDDSVKPTNAHSALTVIVENGKEVKILRDNMPFGRPGHGEFGTYFIGYSRSPRPTELMLENMFVGRPKGNYDRLLDFSRPVTGSLFFAPSATFLEDVGDAEPAAIDALAAPSDESPASSDASPASSMRDTSLGIGSLKGVKHE
- a CDS encoding GlcG/HbpS family heme-binding protein; this encodes MSKNGFIKMTVLVAVCLLARSGAVVQAADGNNNNSGSACKGLPSYAALRAALISARMQSNGGFNLDMWGTVVNRDGIVCAVAFTGADRGSQWPGSRVISAQKANTANAFSLPKLALSTADLYSATQPGGSLFGLQASNPVDTKVAYGGDPSDYGQSDDPMVGNRIGGVNVFGGGLALYNAQGTLIGGLGVSGDSSCADHNIAWRTRNTLKLDYVPGGVGPDSSRPDNIVYDIMTAPGVMIGVSASGWGHPACSPDATAISKTLPVVR
- the frr gene encoding ribosome recycling factor, whose translation is MASAMANMEALKGAHRELKARMEKSVEDFRAHLLSARTGRANVHMLDHVKVDYYGTDTPVAQMGQVSTPEPTLILVSPYDAGMVSAIEKAIRTSGTGLNPMTDGKVIRVPVPPMTEERRKEVVKQLNKTMEDHKTAIRNIRRDGNEQIKKAAKDKLISADDEKRANEEVQQLTDAEIKRVEELFKAKEKEVMTV
- a CDS encoding PilZ domain-containing protein → MGLMVAQDGGEVRERRRHERYAVHGDAEVMVSDGRLLFRGNTVDISLSGCFIETRARLMLEAGTPVEMVFRAGGLTMRVQATVRAVRPGVGAGFLFGEMSAYMQTGLEGLIRQMQRGVGR
- a CDS encoding TetR/AcrR family transcriptional regulator — encoded protein: MATAAEIFNRDGYRGTDSNRIAKEAGYATGTFYKHFKDKREVFLAVYETWVTSEWAAIDSELSAGREPKETARRLVELAIDFHTKWRGLRASLMELVFTDEEVRRFYRSQRRRQLDVIAQLRLRHGIPAGRREDDAIHLFTTERTYDAIGQGELKALGLDHEIVVAAMVEQVFALLS